The DNA region GGAAGCAGCTCTACTTTCTGAGCAAGTCCCTCATGCCACACTATGCTCCACCCTATCGCGATCCTCCACCTGCGAGAGATTGTGCAGCGGAGAAACAGTGCTGCCTGTTAGCCGATCCTGCCATGCTGTAAACAACAACTGCAGCTGTGGTCCACATGCCTACCTCCCACACCACCATCTGTTTCTGCACCTCCCGCAGGAGGAAGCACCAccaccccctcctcctcctccaccgccgcctcctcctcctccagcaaCAGCTCCCCCTAATGCATCAGAAGTCAGTGACAGGCCAGGGTACCGGTCTCAGGCCTGCAGCCCCACCATAACCTGGATCTCCGAAGAGGGTGGAGGGGATGAATTGAGCGTCATCACTTCAGCAACCTGCGCACCAGACATCACTCTAGCTGAGCCGCATGTGTTTTCGCCGTCGTCAGCCACTACTTCCCCCGCTCAGATGTCTTACATCACGGAAGCGCTGCCACTAGACAGCACAGTTGAATTTACATCATCAACACCAACACCGACAGTGTTGACCAAACCACAGGTTCAACAACCTTGTCCCAGAGTGTCTCCAACTTTCGAGCCTCCAGCACAGGAAACTACCCTAGTAAAGGTCAGTGATGAAGATGGCATGGTGGACGACGCAGAATCAGCATCTCCTCAGAGAAGCCACTGGAGCCGCTATTTCCTTATTGACCTGTTGGCAGTGGCTGTTCCTGTCGTTCCCACATTAGCATGGCTTTGCCGAGGGCCACGAAATGAAGGCATGCCTATGTATAACATGGGATCTCTGTTGCGGGGCTGCTGCGCTGTTGCATTGCACTCTCTAAGACGGGTTGGTAGTGGACGTGATCGTGGTCCCTCGGGAACAGAAAGAGCGACACCTATCTGATAACTTTAAAAGAGtagttcacccgaaaataaataaaaacatctgttattaattactcaccctcatgttaaTTAAATCCCCTGAGGCAAAGTAAGATATTTTAGATCAAATCCGAGAGCTCTGTTGTCCTCCATAGTTAGAAACGGTCCTTACACGTTCAAAGTCATtcaatgtgacttcagtggttcaactgtaatcatagcAAGCTTCGAAAACACGTTTGTTCAGCAATAAAGCCTGTAAATAAATTTGCCAATGTCTTCTGCATTGCGTCAGGGTTCTCTTTAACTCCAGGCAATACAATGCTGGCGTTATGCACGGCTGACCCTAATAACAATAAGTCATACTGTCCATAGCAAACCAAGTGCCGACCTTTTGCTCTCCCTCATGAAGCCAATACAGAAgtgactgaaactgcaattcatcaaatgGCCACTGGGGGTAGGCTTCAATAGGGGGTCCATCCCATAGACTTCCCATGTTACAACGCCCAACTCTAGAGCAGAAAACAAACTGCAAGATggtgattattattgtttttataagtcacccatttcatttatattaagcttTAAAATTCTGCATATGGTAATttagggcgtggccacttgagtgacaggaCTATCTTTTGAGGACTATTTTTAAATAACGGTATGTTGTGCAGTTAATCGTGCTCAAAAACCAATCAAGCTGGCGCCCTCCAATTTTCTGGCGAGTGATTTTGTTACATCATTTATTTCCAAATGTGTTTGttggttttaaaattatttattatttataatttgatttaaaaCTTTAGTGCACTCCAGAATGCACTAATGCttattgattagctgtaggctataaaaCAGTCATCTCAAATGTTGTCATACAATGCTATGcttggatttcataaatagcctagcatttactaacacgcacaatatttgaagtatttggaggTGATTTGCTTTTTCCTCCTGTAGACAAACATCGTACGAATAATGCTTAATATGGCtcaatgcattaatattgtttGTAAAAGTTATTAATGTAGcatacaaaattattattgtagtacacaaccaagcacatgtggtcaggacacatttaattattcattcattttcttttcggcttagtacctttatcaatctggggtcgccacagcggaatgaaccaccaacctatccagcatatgttttacgcagcagatgcccttccggccacaacccaacactgaaaaaacacccatacacactctttcacacacatccacccacgccaacacagggtgaacatgcaaactcctcacagaaatgcctactgactcAGACGAGTCTCGAACTAGCGAccctcttgttgtgaggcgatcgtgctacctacccactgcaccatcgtgaTGTCCAACATTTAATCAGTTACATTTAATGAAGTCTTGAGTGTTATACTCCCCAAAAATGGCTCTTTTTGCCCATTATTGACTTCTAGggagtagagctgcacgattctggctaaaatgagaatcgcgattttttttttgcttaaaaataaagatcacgattttttcaagattctgtagatgtaaaataaaggtatgataaaaacaaacaaatggcacaacattgataataatattatgtgtaggtctactggtttttatgaataattttattctacttaaaataattctgatgttgaattattatgtttgagatatatgcttgcaatctgtcatattagacaattttattcactggtaaaatcagacatttgccattatcagattatattcaacgatatataggctagagtagttatactgacattgtaaacatttattttcatgcacaactgtgggctCGCTATGAgagaaaaaacatataaaatgatTGCcttaatcataactctaaaatgcgatatgatcatttaaatgaattgcacactttcggtttcattttgactgctaagtgctcgtttatacttcgcgcgcggctcacaaacgatcactctgtgccacaaacagaacATTATTTACATCTGTATTACCTGTTACAGCATATGcatgttctgttcactaaagtagacgctcTTCTATCATTTAGTAGagcgcgcgccctctctgtgataacagctcacggtcagccgctcacgtcacatgtgatttcccggccgcgaaaacatcattatatgaagacaaaaatgacatttttaggtgaattataccatataaatacatatatgtgactcattcaacattatttggaggtgtcagtgtcactgagcaacgtatgtgaaacaatgaaaagactcgtgcagccgccttttcctCTCTCCTGAACtttaaaatatgattggcagaatcgtagaaatgcaggattaagatcgtctagggcagtcGAAtcaagatcgcgatcttttaacgattaattgtgcagctctactaggGAGTGATGCGTGGTTGGCCCGATGATGCATTAACAAGATGGCAGCAAATGGCCCCACCCATTTATAGCTTTATGTGTGCCTTTCAGAAATTTGCAGGTGACGTCACGAACATGTTCATATTTTCATACAGTCTATGTAGTAAATGCACTGACCCTGACCTGACGCAGGAGAAGACATTAGTGAACAAAGTcgaatttctgaaaaaaaaaaaaaagctagttCTTTTAAAATCACATGAGTACAGTTAAACCAAGTGGAatttttgagaaaatatttgGTTCCTTTTCCAGATGTTTTgggacccttgctgtctatgcaggatgagagagctctcggattacatctaaaatgtctttatttgtgtTACAAATACCAACAAACTTTAGGGCATTGGAGCAATAAGAGGATGAGTACCTCATGAATGTTTCGAgtcaactaaccctttaaaaggaCTGCACCGTCAGAAACTTTTAACTGGATCTTGAGTGGACCCCCTGTCCTTGATCTCCCAGTAGGCGATATTTTCGAACTCAGAAAGCCTAAATCTGTCTCTGGTTCAAAAGTTTGGAATGTGGCCCTAATTTGCACAGACACTCAGACGTTTCAAGGCTGTTGCTCATTTCCACCATTTGTTTTCCTTTTCCTTCTGGTTCTCTTATCTGCTTTATTTCCTCCCGTTCCTGGCTGAAACTCAGCAGGTACTTCAGTCAAACAGGAACGACCTGCAAACGGCAGAGCCCAAGCTAGACAATGTACacttgattacattttaaaaatagtaataatactagttcattttatttaattcatgcaAGAACAACCTCAGTCCATCTCTTTCAGTTTCAGTAGGCTTGATTCATTCTCCTGTGGGATTTTAGTGATATATGGCATTCGCTGACTGAAtgtgtaaataattttaaatatagcaTTCTTATGTGAACTACTATGTTGGACTGAATTGGAGGCTTGTTCAAGAAAACTGCTTCCAAACGTTAAATATGTGCACTAAGCAAATTTTGCCAAGTGATGATGTTTGAAAGCACCAAAACAAACACCTCTTCGTCATCATTACTAGACACACCTCTTACTGCTGATTGGCATCAAGTGTGTTTTGGGACTCAATCCAATGCTGTTGTTAAAGGAACACTACACCTTgtttgaaaataggctcattttacagctcgcCCAGAGTTAAAGAGTTTCAgtattttttaatcaattcagCTGATATCTGAGTCTAGCGTGAGccctattagcttagcttagcatagactattgaatcagattagaccattagcatcttgttcaaaataaaatgcctaattttaatatttaaagcttgacttctgtagttatattgtgaactaaaacaaacagaaaatgatTGGTTATTTTCCTAGGGCGATATGTCTAGGACGCAAGTGTCAAACTCAtcgtaatatcattgcacctgctgcaacCATGTTACAGCAGCAAATTTcattgattattacgccagagtGAGAGTAAAgtttctagaccaggggtgtcaaactcaatttctggatgGCCGCAGCCCTgcgcagtttagttccagccttgcttcaacacacctatctgtagataaagcactcaattagtttgatcaggtgtgtttaattatagTTGCAGCCCTCcatgaattgagtttgacacccctggtctaggaactatactctcactCTAGCGTAATAATCATGGAATTTTGCTGCCGTAACATACCTGCAGCTGGCGCAATGATATTACGCctaaaagaaaaattatttagtcatttttgagtaagatgctaacggtctaatccgatttagtGATCCAGAAGTGTTCCCGATAGTCCCAGATATCGGCTGGAtggattcaaaaatagtaaaaaacaaaagaaaaacatatttttaaattttacaaagtaaataatggagtgttcctttaagtatGTATAAAAAATTGTTTAGTGCATGCAACTACAGAGAAAACAGGTCTTTGGCTCAAATGAGCAGGGCTAGGCTTTCACATTTTCAGCTTTTACTTACTGTGTGTTGCTTAGCAAATGTTGCATCAACGGTCCCacataaaaaaatactacagtaatttatagtaaatactagtgtttttgaactaTGCTAAATTGTATTACACTGTATAGTATTTACAAAATTGTCAATGAATGCTACAGCACGCTAAACTAATAAACACCGTAGTATACTTTTTACTACTATAAACTGGTgtaatacactcaccagccactttattaggtacgccttactattgccgggttggacccccttttgctctaagaactgccttaatcctttatggcatagattcaacaaagtactggacatattcctcagagattttgctccatattgacatgatagcatcatgcagttgctgcagatttgtcggctgcacatccatgatgccaatctcccgttccaccacatcccaaaggtgctctattggattgagctctggtgactgtggaggccatttgagtacagtgaactcattgtcatgttcaagaaaccagtctgagatgattcacgctttatgacatggtgcgttgtcttgctggaagtagccatcagaagatgtgtacactggtgataaagggatggacataattagcaacaatactcaggtaggctgtggcgttgacacgatgttcaattggtactaataggcccaaagtgtgctgagaaaatatcccccacaatattacaccaccagcctaaaccgatGATACAAGGCACgatggatccatgatttcatgttgttgaggtcaaattctgaccctattatcttaatgtcacagcagaaatggagactcatcagagcaggcaatgtttctccaatcttctattgtccaattttggtgattctgtgtgaattgtagcctcagtttccggttcttagctgaaaggagtgacacccagtgtggtcttctgctgctgtagcccatctgcctcaaggtgttgtgcattcagagatgctcttctgcagacgatggttgtaactagtggttatttgagttactgttgcttttcaatcagctcaaaccagtctggccattctcctctgacctctggcatcaacaaggcatttgtgcccacagaactgccgctcactggatattttctttgtttcggaccattctctgtaaaccctagagatggttgtgcgtggaaatcccagtagatcagcagtttctgaaatactcagacccgcctgtctggcaccaacaaccatgctacgttcaaagtcacttaaatcaagtttcttccccattctgatgctcgatttgaactgcggcagatcgtcttgaccatgccgaaatgcattgagttgtgtgattggctgattacaaatttgcgttaacgagcagttggacaggtgtacttaataaagtggccagtgagtgtatacccCATAACTGCTGAAagctacagtattgggtcatttgtttatattaccatAGTTGTGTTACTGTAGCAACTGTATAATTggcacaacagattaattcatgtACTTTATTATGGTTCAAAACCACTAGAGTATTTACTATAAAGTACTATAGTATTTCTTCATGTGGGAGTGCCTGCATTACAAACAATGTGCATTTGTGAAACTAATCTAAACATgctttaaaaattacaattttgattttataacacaaaAATACCCTTAGTAATATTTGTGATCATTATTCTGCCCTCATTTGAGCCTTTTCTATGTGTTATTCGTTTTATCAGTCGCACAATTATGAGCTAAACGACTTTTGAAAGTGCtttatttgcataatatttatgggaattatttaaatttcattggtAAAGCAATGGAAGGTGATGCCTAAGAGGACTCAATTAACCTGTTTTTGGGTGGTTGTTTTTAACCCCGTCTCAGGTGGAACTCAGGTGAATAGTAGAGAGTGAGCAACAGTAAACCCCATGCCAAAACATCCATTATAAACAGAACGGTTTATAAATAGAACAGTAGTTGTAGAGATGTAGATTTACTGTGTTATGGTAGACTTGTTTTCTGATTAACATCACTTTAAAACCAATGTGTCTTTAACTACTGCATGCGTCTGCATTTCAATAGTCAGGGTGTCTGCAGGTAAATGCAAGACTTTTTAAGagcagatacagttgaagtcagatttttttcgccctcctgtgagttttcttttatttttcaaatatttcttaaatttatgttttacagagtgaggaaattttcacagtatttctataatattttttcggtcccactttatattaagtgtcctaaactactatgtacttacatcaaaaaaataaatacaatgtacttactgtgtttataatgtatttgagaacacttgtggtgcttttgagttggactagaggttgggttatggacaggtttggtggtgtgggtaggtttaagggtgggttaaggtgtaagggatggtcaacagtgtatttacaaatgtaagtacacagtaaatacatgtatttacacaataagtacattgtaacaaactattaattccaataatatgtaagtacatattaattaaggtcacttaatataaagtgggaccattttttcttctggagaaggtcttgtttgttttagtttggctagaataaaagcagttattattttttcttaaaaccattttaaggtcaatatcattagccctcttaagcaaaatttgttttcgattgtccacagaacaaaccatcgttatacaataacttccctaacttgcctaattaacctagttacggctttaaatgtaattttaagctgaatactagtgtcttatgtgctgtcatcatgacaaagataaaagaaatgagttattagaaataagttataaaaatagtttaaaaaaagtgttgaaaaaaatttttttgttacaCAGAAATTAGTAAAACAATatagaggagggctaataaacctgacttcaactgtatgtgaacaTTTTGCACAGCTACATTTGAGTCAAAATTATTGGTAAGTAAAGACCATGTTTAAACAAAACCTGTAGTGAATTTCATACTGTAAACATATCAAGCATATTTTTTATCAGTAATATGCATAGATAAGAAAGTCATTTAGTTTAAAGGCTTTTTTTCACCATCAGATTTCCTATTTTCAAATATTCTCATATACCAACAccatctcacagcaattcataacttttcgatttagtggctaatttatatgaatttgtacactgtaaaaattgattacctaaaaaaagtgagtaaacccattgccttcaaaatgacaagattattttacttaaaaaaagcaaGTAAACCCATTGACTTGACTTAACCACCATAATTAtgcacatacactgtaaaaaaagtgagtaaacccattgacttaaaAATGACAAGTTGAACTTTAATAATTATGCACAGACACTAAAAAAGtgattacttaaaaaagtgagtaaacccattgccttaaaaaggactttacttaaataatgtAAGTATTTATGTTGTAACTTAGAAATGTTAAgttgacttgatatttttagaGTTATGGGCagctcatttacttaataatttgaaGGCAATCagattactcttttttttttcaatgaattgttttttttacagttcacaatctaattcatacaatttagtaagatttgctcatcacccaatgacggttgggtttggggGTGGGGTTTGATGCCACGCctccctttttaaaatcgtacattttcgtacgactgaatttgtacaaattagatgAAATCGTATTTAACTATGAATTTAGAACGAAGCTGTTTGTAGCGCTGTCATGATACtcgaattcgataccaatcgatactggaattttaaaaatgtccatttactGATAACATTTGAGTGCTGAAATGACTGTGAATGCCCATGAAGTCATCAATTCaccgaactcactgctgtttactgagtgtaaccacagacacTAGAGCATTTTAAAGCCGTGAAAATCAGTCGATACATCAGTGCCTATAAATTATCTTAAAATGCTCGTGTAAATtcggtaaacagtggtgagttcggtgaactggtGGTGACTTTCACGGCcattcacagtcatttctgttgagcatgtgaacacaatggccaatcagcggtgtttaagaatgcgctcaaatattagtgggaaatggacgtttttaaaactccAGTagcgattggtatcgaattccagcaTCGTGACAACACTGGATTCAAGGTTAAAGTGTGACATTGCTGAACAGTGACTtcttaaaatctgcagaaaccctggttattgatgtcatttattcatgcatttgtaAATCAAAGTCTTCAGTTTGTCTGAAGCAgcacaaaataaaaactgataaTCATGTCGTTCTAGGTTATTGTAAGGGCTTAGACTGCATGTTAGCACAAGAATTCCTTGTAGTAATTTATCAGCAAACTTATAGATTCTGTTTCAAATAGACGTATGACTAAACCCTCATTTGGAGATCAAGTATGATTGTATCATTTAGCCTGAGCCCGTAGAATCTAAAAACCCGACTGTAAATTTGAATTGGTTTAATCGGCCCTTGAAAATAAAAGCGTTTTAAAATGACCAGGCTTATTTGTTGTGCTAATGTCTTCTTTATTTAGTTCTAGTCTGTCTGCACACAAAGAATGACACCAAAGCAGAACATTAACTATATCTTTAAGCAGAGGGGGATTTAGACAAATGGCTGTTTACATGCACCGATTTAAATCAGTCTGTTTCTGAATAAACGGAATCTGATCATAGATGTTTACATGTGCTTTAAGCTGGTGTTTCtaaaccacgttcctggaggacctcaaacactgcatgttttggatgtctcattTGTCTGTCACAGCCATTACAGCTCTTTccgtctctgctaatgagctgatgatctgaatcaggtgctGGTTGAGAAGACATggtaaatgtgcagagctggtgctcctccaggaacatggttgagtaACACTGATTTAAACAATGTAATCGGATTCCCGAAAGCTTAAGAATTTAGGAAACTTTACGTTTAATGTGTTTGTATTGAATCGTTCGTATCCTTTGTGTATTTAAAGCAGGTAAGTGTCTGAAAATTGAAATGCTAGTTTAAAGTTTGAATATTTTCTCCATTCTTTTTGGTGTTTTTTCTCCTCCGCTAACTAATTTCATTTCTACTGGATTTAACccctgtgcactgttcaaatttactgcCCTTTTGTcatgttcaggatgaaaacatccactgaatttttaacttttttttttagcataaatCTGCTAATcagcctcagtcctgatcaaaactactacattgtttagaaaattatagGATTTAAACTCTTGAATTggcaaattcacaaatgttgTCACTGACCtagtgaaaaacacacacaaattgacGTATTTTTAGTATAAAAAGTAATTCTGGACTGGATTTATtcccttttatcacagtcttgggcATGTGAActattagtaacaacattggctttgatgcatcgtcagattttcacttttttcttcctaatttactgttggtggctgtttttgccccattgacttccattataccAAATTTGATTGTGCATAaacacacagtctttgtttttgtttactctgtGCTGTTTttagagctgagatgcatatttagattttctcagacacatcaagataAGTGCACTAAGGTCACTCTTACgcacactttaatttgctttaatactccatataaaatccagaaactaagcttattttttttgcacaggcctatctaaagggttaatggtgccaactgatgatcaacagtaagaattacaaatttgacctcttcccaacaggggaaaccaccaacaattaaaaatgcatgattatatggtgtcatggctttgcaatcaaagtTAATGTGgttaaaatggaagtcaatggggcaaaaaaaaagccaccaacagtaaaactagtgagaaaaaaattaaaattactcaaaaacaatgcaaagacaatgttgtttcacatgtccaagaccaaaagtttttaaaaatccaGTCTGTTTTTTCActaagtgacatcatttgtgaatttgtcaattaaagagctaaaatcatgtaattttcaaatcaattcagtagttttgatcaggactgaggttgcttaacagatttatgcaaaataaataattaaattatatatatatatatatatatatatatatatatatatatatatatatatatatatatatatatatatatatatatatatatatatatatatatatatatatatctgatgcatttttacagcaatttaattcagtggatgttttcatccctaatataacaaaagggtagtcaatttgcccagagtgtattgttgagttatttatttatttttatgtttttggaaaaaagttcaaagcattttctcCAAATATGTGTCAAGATAAGATTTGTTTAtgaccaaattaagactcaaaatcacccccaGAGTAAATGAAAACgtccccaacagcacacagggGTTAAGTATGTTCTTTATAGTCATTTTAAGATTATATTTAGGTTACGTTGCATTTCTAAAAGAAAGCAGTCTaatgacaatatacagccaaTGGTATTACATCAAAATATGGtcgccttggaattataaggttctctctgcatcctaaatgattttgagatgttgagcttcaaagtttttgcattccatacagCAAACAATGCGTGCGTAACAGCTCTCTTTCACACATCATCATGACAGAGGCCCTAAATGTAATTGATCAACATTCCCATAAATTTGCAAATGCAGACAGAACCTTTTAATTCTAATAAGTCATTTTCCGCTTGGAATTgaaaggttctatctggcagatcattaattaaAGCATTACTTAACAAGAAAGTTGTGTTTAAGAAAGTTACATGTTTTGCTTTcgataacatttatttaatgctttaggatattttttcttgttcaaattaagtatataaggctgtgctaaatactttgtccagtgcagatgttaattttatgtaataaatatggtaatattTGTTGTAATTAAGACCCCATGaattcaattaattatttgtcttttaatgtttaatataaaaattagttatttaacagtttaaacctgaaaaatgttgtaatatatatatatatatatatatatatatatatatatatatatatatatatatatatatatatatatatatatatacatatacacacacacacaaaaaaaaatatttcacatttaatattatacatttttaccaATGGAGAAGTCCagtggaatgacaaagaaagctgatcctgatccTCCTGCGTGCATTCGAAATGCTGAGGGCTCACAGAAAGAAACTTATAGAGCCAATAGAGTTTGATTTTGTGGATAAaacctttgtttttttaataaaaagtcttaaaatgtaaacaacttataaaaaaacacatcACAATGAAAATAAgtagtcatttaataagaatatgggaataactcaattttgagaaaaatgtcagatagaactttataattctaaggtgacgatatgtctTCCAGATACTTTTAAACATGACTGAGTAACACTCAAGCATGTAACATTGTCATTTTATGCTGTTGAATTGGATTAGAAAAGAAACTAACCTCCACCCACTCCAATCTGATCAAAATCTAGGACCAATTAAAGTGTTTACGTGAACGTTTTTGAATGGGTTTTTTAGTTTATTGCCATGTTGGCCTCTCTGGATGTcaaattttaacaataaaaagtcatcaacatcagtaaataacataatatataataaataaataataataatatacaagataaaaataaataacagtttaTGGTTTACTTtagataaaaaagtaaaattttggaagaattcatattaaaaaatatttcatttaaagtctctccagataaaaacCGTTGCCTAACATCAACATAGGACAATACACGTCCCAAATAACGTTTTTGACTCTTAATCAAACCGTCAATCTGATATTGATTATTATACTCAACCCAGCAAAATATGCTCAATAGCAAAATAACAAACCAAACCTGCTGAATCAGGGTATCTGCCGTCCAGTCCTTATCCGTTTTCAAACCAAAAAAGGAAAACTAAGAAAACGGctggttttgttttttcttttgcttacaaaaaactgaaggaaaaaaaaaacttataaacaaaataaatttaataaaaaatttgcctggatttttggtttagggtagaa from Danio rerio strain Tuebingen ecotype United States chromosome 8, GRCz12tu, whole genome shotgun sequence includes:
- the snpha gene encoding syntaphilin isoform X2, translating into MSLPATRRPSAGSRRPAAPSGTRHTHGDSSVRSSYSASSCKCTESITVPRSNPATPRRQAKYTTCGENHGIRPPAPEQYLTPLQQKEVCIRHLRARLKENVERLHDRDSEIEELRMQLTRMQEDWIEEECHRIEAQLALKEARMEIRQLQHTVETVRSNLGPHETDQQDCKSEGFGRIGLRLGASRSCGCSPAHTMSRSATFSRLSSDTSSGATDRNGNVRTDRYIPPNRGAMTLPRGDGRTHLLLEAALLSEQVPHATLCSTLSRSSTCERLCSGETVLPVSRSCHAVNNNCSCGPHAYLPHHHLFLHLPQEEAPPPPPPPPPPPPPPPATAPPNASEVSDRPGYRSQACSPTITWISEEGGGDELSVITSATCAPDITLAEPHVFSPSSATTSPAQMSYITEALPLDSTVEFTSSTPTPTVLTKPQVQQPCPRVSPTFEPPAQETTLVKVSDEDGMVDDAESASPQRSHWSRYFLIDLLAVAVPVVPTLAWLCRGPRNEGMPMYNMGSLLRGCCAVALHSLRRVGSGRDRGPSGTERATPI
- the snpha gene encoding syntaphilin isoform X1, which encodes MSLPATRRPSAGSRRRPAAPSGTRHTHGDSSVRSSYSASSCKCTESITVPRSNPATPRRQAKYTTCGENHGIRPPAPEQYLTPLQQKEVCIRHLRARLKENVERLHDRDSEIEELRMQLTRMQEDWIEEECHRIEAQLALKEARMEIRQLQHTVETVRSNLGPHETDQQDCKSEGFGRIGLRLGASRSCGCSPAHTMSRSATFSRLSSDTSSGATDRNGNVRTDRYIPPNRGAMTLPRGDGRTHLLLEAALLSEQVPHATLCSTLSRSSTCERLCSGETVLPVSRSCHAVNNNCSCGPHAYLPHHHLFLHLPQEEAPPPPPPPPPPPPPPPATAPPNASEVSDRPGYRSQACSPTITWISEEGGGDELSVITSATCAPDITLAEPHVFSPSSATTSPAQMSYITEALPLDSTVEFTSSTPTPTVLTKPQVQQPCPRVSPTFEPPAQETTLVKVSDEDGMVDDAESASPQRSHWSRYFLIDLLAVAVPVVPTLAWLCRGPRNEGMPMYNMGSLLRGCCAVALHSLRRVGSGRDRGPSGTERATPI